The Lonchura striata isolate bLonStr1 chromosome 6, bLonStr1.mat, whole genome shotgun sequence nucleotide sequence TAAACCATGTTTGTGGGGTTGTATATTCTACACTCTGTGTAGGAATATACAAATCTTTCCTGTTAAAAATGATCTCTAATTTCCCTGGAAGCGTGTGATTTTTTATTGCTTACTAGAAGGCTTTCTGTAGTGATCTTCAGAGTAGGGAAGGTTGTCAAACTGTATTTTGGAGTTTTGGACAGGAAGAATTTCTGATTCAATTTCCATGGCATTGAAGCATAAAATATACTTTCAATAGGAAGAGAACACATCTAAATGGGCTATTAGGTTTTTAAATTAACCTTAGATTTTAAGTTGGGGGGGAGGACAGGGAAGGGTTGTGCATGTATGATATTTAGTCATCATGTAACTTGTATTAATTCTGTCTTCACATATTTTTTATTGGGCATTAAGATTACTGGGGTATGTTAGTCTTTAGTTATGTAAAATGGATGAACGTTGTACTAGATGgaataatgtaattttaataaaaaaggctGTGTTGACTTGGGACTGGTGGCTTTTAGATCTATTTGAAAAGATGCTAAAGGTTTTAAACTTTCTGCTCTGTGTGAAGCTTGTAAATGATCTGGGATCCATCGCCCCAGGCgaagagctgcttttctttaGGATTGTAGTGTATGGTGGAGTGGCCGCCCTGGCGTTTCGGGAAATGCAGCCCTGGGTTTGTGGGAGCACTCAGAGCACCCAAAACATCATAAACACACTGGATGCGGGGGGAGCCCCCAGAAGGAGAGTTGTAGACCACGTGGAGGGTGTTGCAGGCCATGAAGGCTGCCTCAGCaccgctgctgctgcagggcgtgtcccagctgtgctccacCGCCATGGCCACCGCGTTGATTTTGGTGAGGACAATGTTCCCCCCGGTCTCTGGTTCTGCATGGAGGGCCCACAACCCCTGCTCATCGAGAGCCAGGTCTATTTTTGTCTGTGGAGAGAGCTGGTAGGCAGGAAtcctcccagcccctggcagcagcatctGGTCAGCCACGTTTCTTCTCTGGATGTTGAATTTAACGATCTCGTTCAAGGAGCCGTGTCTGTGGTAGAAGAGGAAACCCTGATAGATGACGTGGCCAGTtccttcccagggcagtggtaAGGGGACCCTGCGAGCCTTCAGAGTCTGATTGTTTTCCATGAAAGTCATGATATTTGCAAATTCCAAAATCACATTATTTACAGAGCCGCTTAACAAATAAATCTTCCCGTGCTTTTTGCCAGGATCTTTCATCCAAGAGCCATGCTTTCCTCCAGTCTTCTTAACTACCTTCAGGGACTTAATACCTGCAAGCATGTGGTCACAACCTGCAAGGAAGTAAccaaagacaaagaaaaagaaaattagaatatCTGTAAATTTTCTAGTTTCCTTTCTTTGAATTACTTTTAATTCATCTCTAAGGCCTGAGTCAATATATCAGTAAAGGTGTCAGCAGTGTGGCTATGGTAAGTAGTGCTGAAAATAGTTCTATGGGATATATTCCTGCTAAGAAAACTGTGGTATCTTCACCTACCTGTAGAGTGGTGGGTTTTGTTCTAATATATCAGTGTTACCCAAAACATTTGGATATTTGTGTGTCTGAGAAGAGACCAAGAGCACAGTTAGTGATTTTGTGATTATTCTTGTCTGTCCTTTTACAGGGCTATAATTTTTACTTCAGAGAACTGATTCTGGTTTAGATCAACATAACTAAAGTAATCAGATTTATTAAAATCCATTACCCATATGTATAGTGTTGTTATAGGACACAtgaaagcacaacacgagccactgCTATCTGCAAGGTATAAAAGGCCGTTTATTTTCTGATtctaacttttatacttttctaaaggtgatagtggattggagagtgaatgtgctacctctccaaagacattggacaaagttCTAGTATATTAAGTTTCTTCACTTTTATGAAGGAATGTAAAACAAtaggttgtttacagaaagttgtgtgagaaagttttctaacagaatgtaaactcagaaggctttagaaaatcttaagtaTCAGGGCGACAGtatagtatttttatttcaggacTTGCCTAATCTTCACATAGCCTCTTTTTTATGCATTTAtagtagaaatagaaataaaaagagatcAGCATAACTGAAAGCCAAAAAACTGGGCTATCTTTGCATTCCCCTTCTCAACACCTGCACACAAAGGAGCAAGAGCAAAATACA carries:
- the OLFML1 gene encoding olfactomedin-like protein 1 codes for the protein MVALQVHFLLIPSLMSIMGAAQYVMQDAALLSYIDQRFLSLEKRLQKCSQDVLEYADEFRELSRAVLSRLAGLSTDKAELQGEVENLLRRVEHAQRDIDYFGSVTDSNACVEVHEDLLKQQLLEEKKRLKLMFNASCDHMLAGIKSLKVVKKTGGKHGSWMKDPGKKHGKIYLLSGSVNNVILEFANIMTFMENNQTLKARRVPLPLPWEGTGHVIYQGFLFYHRHGSLNEIVKFNIQRRNVADQMLLPGAGRIPAYQLSPQTKIDLALDEQGLWALHAEPETGGNIVLTKINAVAMAVEHSWDTPCSSSGAEAAFMACNTLHVVYNSPSGGSPRIQCVYDVLGALSAPTNPGLHFPKRQGGHSTIHYNPKEKQLFAWGDGSQIIYKLHTEQKV